One Archangium violaceum genomic window, GAAGAACCACGGTCCATAGCAGCGTGCGCATGGGAACCCCCAGGGGCGTTGGGTGGTGTATCGGCGAATCATCCCAGGTTCGATGCCCGCCGGACCAGCCCCCCTGGCCAGGACTTCACGCCTATCTGGGTTTCCTGTTTTCTGGTCCACCCCTCTCTCGTCCGTGAGGACGTGGTCTCCGCCCCCGAACTATGCGGCGGCTTCACCTGGAGTCCGTGGCGACTCCGACGCCTCCGGGAGCTCCGGGTCCTGGCTGCGCACGAGGGCCGCGTAGTGTCCGCCCTTCGCCAGCAACTCCGCGTGCGAGCCGCGCTCGACGATCGTCCCCTGGTCCACCACGAGGATCTGATCCGCATGCCGCACGGTGCTCAGCCGGTGGGCGATCAAGATTCGCGTACAGGCGAGCGATCGGACGTTCTGCTCCACGAGGCGCTCGGTCTTCACGTCGAGGTGGCTCGTGGCCTCGTCGAGGAACAGGATGGCGGGGTCATGGGACAGGGCGCGCGCGATGGACAGGCGCTGGCGCTGTCCACCCGAGAGCCCGCCTCCTCCCTCCGCCAGCCGGGTCTCATACCCCATCGGGAGTTGCTCGAGGTCATCATGGATGGCGGCCAGGCGCGCCGCCTTCATCACCTTGTCGAGCGGCAGGCTCCGATCGCTGAAGGCGATGTTGTCGCGAATCGAGCCGCTGAACATGAACGACTCCTGCAGCACCACGCCGAACTGGCCGCGCAGGGTCCGGTAGTCGAGCTGCTCGAGCGGGATGCCGTCGTAGAGGATCTGCCCCTCGACCGGGGGATACAGGCCGAGCAGGAGCTTCACCAGGGTGGTCTTCCCACAGCCCGTCCGGCCGACCATCGCCACGGTCTGCCCGGGCTCGATCGTGAGCGAGACATCCTTCAGAACCCAGGGAGAGCGCGCGTCATAACGGAAGCTGACGTTGCGCAGCTCCACCCGCCCGGAGAGCCGCGGCGCGGGACGGACGGCTTCGAGCGTCTGCTCCGGCCGGGCCTGCATCACGTCCGCGAGCCGCTCCAGGTGCGCGCCGAGCAGGGTGAGGCGCTGGCCGTTCTGCACCAGGGAGTTGAGGGGCATGAGGAAGGCGGCCCCCAGTGCGTTCAAGGCCAGCATCGTGCCCACGCTCATCGACCCATCGAGCACCCGCAGTGCTCCCACCCACAGCATGGCCAGGGGCGCGCAGATGCGCAGCGTGGTCATCGCCGTGTCGAGCAGGGCCGACAGGTGGTTGCGTTGCAGCGACACGTTGACCTGCTTGAAGAACAGGTCGAGGAAATGATCCAGCGCGCGATCCTCCGCGCCCGAGGCCTTCAAGGTCGAGATGCCGCCGAGCGCCTCCACGAGGTAGCCCTGCGTGTCGGACTGTGCGAGCACGTCCTGGGACGTCAGCTCCCCCATGCGGCGTGCGCTCCCGAGCATCAGCCCCACCTGGAGCGCGCCGAACAGGAGCACGACGAGCCCGAAGAGGGGCTCGCGCAGGAGCAGCAGGGCCAGGTACCCGACGACCAGCCCACCATCCAGCACGATCGACAGGGTCTGGCTCGTCAGCGTGTCGCGCAGGATGGCGTTGCTCGCCAGCCGCATGAGCAGATCGCCGCTCGTGCGCTGCTCGAAGAAGCGGAAGGGCAGGGTGAGCAGGTGCTCGAGCAGTCCCGGCATGAGCTTCAGGTCCACGCGGGCCTGGAGGTAGAGCAACAGCGTGGCGCGCAGGTAGCCGAGCACGAGCTGCGTCGCGGCCAGCAACCCCATGCCGATCGCCAGGGGCGTCATGAGGTTCGTGCCGGGGAACGGGAGGACGTCGTCCACCACCCACTTGGAGCAGAGGGGGAGCGCGAGCCCGAGCACCTGCAAGGCGATGGACGCACAGAGCACCTGGGCCACGATGCCCGGGGACTCCCGCAGGTGGGTGCGCAGCAGCGGGAGCCATGAAAAGGCGGGCTTCGCCCCCGCGGGCTCGAGCTGAACGCCGGGCTCGAAGGTGAGCACCAACCCCGTGAGCCCCGCGTCGAACTCACTGGCACTCAGACGGCGCCGTCCGACGGCTGGATCGACGATGTCGACCCCCTTGGGCGACCAGCGCTCGACCACCACGTAGTGATTGAACTGCCAGTGCGCGATCGCGGGCAGGCGGAGGTATTCGAACGCCGAGGGCTCGACCGAATACGACTTGACCCGCAGCCCGAAGCTCCGCGCGGCCTGGACGATCGCCAGGGTGGTCAGGCCATCGCGCCCGAGGTCGCACCGATCCCTGCACTCGGCCACGCGCGTCTGGCGCCCGTGGTAGGAGAGGAGCATCGCGAGACAGGCCGCTCCGCACTCGAGCGCGTTGAGCTGGAGGAGCACCGGGACACGCCTTCTCCTCAGGCGGGACAGGGTGCGGCGCAGCACGGATTCACTCACGGGGATGCTCCCAGCAGCGGACCGACGAAGGGAACCCGGGACAGCAGCCGGCGGGACCCGACTCGTACCCGGACGGAGTAGGAACTGCCCACGTACTCTCGAGCGGACACCTCCCGCCCGGGTGGCGCGAAGGCAGCCAGGGCAATGGCCGATGGACGCGTGACGAGCGGCGCCACACCGGGGCGGAGGCCGAAGCGCTCGTGCGTGGCCTCCGGGCCGAGGAGACCGGGCTCCACCGCCGTGAGGGCGAGGGCCATGCGCTCTCCGGGCGGACCTGATTCCAGCAACAACTCCTGGCCCACCCTCAGGCGTGGGTGCGCTTCCGCCGGAAGGACGACGACGAGCCGCGAGGACTCCCCGCCTTCGCCCCCACGCGCGACGACGGCGAGGCCCGAGACATATTCGGGGACCTCCGTGGCCCAGGCCAGCACGCCCATCGCGCCGCTCAGCCCGGCGAGGAGCCACAGGAAGACGAACGTCCTCGGGGCAATCACGCGCGGCAGGACACCGCGCTCGCGACCCTGTGCATGGCGCCGGAGCGCCTCGGCACGGAAGATGGAACGATTCGCGTCAGCCACGGGCCATCACCTCCTGTCGTTCAGCCGGGCACGGGAGGCGAGAGCAGGAGCACCGAGGGGACACGCCCGGGCTCGGCCAGCCGCAGGAGACCGTAGCCGATCCCCGCGATTCCCATCATGAGCCCCGGTGCTTCGATCCGGCGTGGAGTCCCGCAGATCCACCCCTGCCGCTCGATGCTGGCCAGGACGCTGGCGGCCCGGCGCTCCACCTCTGCGTGCCAGGGCACCTCTCCCAGGGCCTCGCGGGCGGTGAGGAGCACGTCGAGGACTCCCAGGTCGCCGTGGCAGAGCGAGTGGTTGTCACTGAAGCCACGGGCGAGCGTGGTCTTCAGCGCGACGTCGAGCTCCGCTCGCGTGTCCGCGTCATCGAGGTGGGGCAGCATTCCGAGCCGCGACAGGCCGATTCCCGGCGCGCCATGGCACCAGGCCGCCACGAAGGCCCGCTCCTCCGAGGGCGAGTTCTCGTCCTTGCGCCAATCGGTCCAGTTTCCCTCTTCGGGGACGAAGGAGTCGCGCTCGTAGGCCAGGGCGGACAATGCCAGCGACCGGAACCGCTCCTCGCCCGTGAGGGTCGCGAGCTGGAGGAGCGCCCAGGCGATGCCGGCCGTGCCGTGCGCGAATCCGGTGAGCGGGGCGACGACGACCTCCATGGCCGAGGGCCAGGCGACTCCCTTCTTCATGGGCTGGGCCCTGGCCACCAGTCGCTCCCCACACGCCCTCGCCGCCTCGAGCGTCCGGGCCGAGGGCGCGCGGGCGTTCAGGCTCAGCAGGCTGGCGATGCATCCCGCCGCGCCCGCGACGACATCGAAGGCGTCATCGCGCTCGATGAGGGGCTGGAGCCGCTCCACCACCGCGTGGGCCTCCTCCAGGAGCGCCGGCTCGTTCCAGAGCGTGCCCAGATGGGACAGGGTGTAGAGCACCGACCCCCACCCATCGAAGACGCCAATGCCCGTCAGGGTGTCCCTGTTGCGCTCCACCTGCCGCAGCATGGAGCGCAGCGCGGCCCGCGAGAGCTGCGTGTAACGCGCCT contains:
- a CDS encoding peptidase domain-containing ABC transporter, whose product is MSESVLRRTLSRLRRRRVPVLLQLNALECGAACLAMLLSYHGRQTRVAECRDRCDLGRDGLTTLAIVQAARSFGLRVKSYSVEPSAFEYLRLPAIAHWQFNHYVVVERWSPKGVDIVDPAVGRRRLSASEFDAGLTGLVLTFEPGVQLEPAGAKPAFSWLPLLRTHLRESPGIVAQVLCASIALQVLGLALPLCSKWVVDDVLPFPGTNLMTPLAIGMGLLAATQLVLGYLRATLLLYLQARVDLKLMPGLLEHLLTLPFRFFEQRTSGDLLMRLASNAILRDTLTSQTLSIVLDGGLVVGYLALLLLREPLFGLVVLLFGALQVGLMLGSARRMGELTSQDVLAQSDTQGYLVEALGGISTLKASGAEDRALDHFLDLFFKQVNVSLQRNHLSALLDTAMTTLRICAPLAMLWVGALRVLDGSMSVGTMLALNALGAAFLMPLNSLVQNGQRLTLLGAHLERLADVMQARPEQTLEAVRPAPRLSGRVELRNVSFRYDARSPWVLKDVSLTIEPGQTVAMVGRTGCGKTTLVKLLLGLYPPVEGQILYDGIPLEQLDYRTLRGQFGVVLQESFMFSGSIRDNIAFSDRSLPLDKVMKAARLAAIHDDLEQLPMGYETRLAEGGGGLSGGQRQRLSIARALSHDPAILFLDEATSHLDVKTERLVEQNVRSLACTRILIAHRLSTVRHADQILVVDQGTIVERGSHAELLAKGGHYAALVRSQDPELPEASESPRTPGEAAA